One segment of Chelonia mydas isolate rCheMyd1 chromosome 13, rCheMyd1.pri.v2, whole genome shotgun sequence DNA contains the following:
- the LOC102937583 gene encoding tripartite motif-containing protein 54-like, with translation MSIQMEYNSYRRDHPIDSLERQLICPICLEVFTKPVVILPCQHNLCRKCANDIFQSRGTTLGSAGRFRCPSCRHEVVLDRHGVYGLQRNLLVENIIDIYKQESARPLLKTEHPSCEEHEEEKINIYCMTCGVPTCSLCKVFGEHKECEVAPLSDIYMKQKSALTDGIGALVATNDRIQAFIDNLQGTCRNIEDNSKAQKQALCEKFDRMYAILEERRKIMLQRITYEQEEKTQHLKSLTRLYSEHIESSSKLVDAALQSMEELQMTVFVQNAKVLIQKISEVTQSCEVEALESGYDNMEHYAVDFNAEERVLYQLDFIKVDESEEGAEEGEEDAVWGDAEGASAESVADEQVASSEGREETLNVPADGKEEEAEGKAQMLKEAESETAGEADAKAKLPGSAQAAELDVPAGKEGSEREPGTAQQDAAVPGGAASDSQGSGAEAAESSNAWQMTAPNLALQNNPRENAPETPADCAAQGRGTVEAEEATCFVPAETFSTSDSSAGSKTGVDPSQGGASPAKGSAEGGLAVASASGQVSETPRLVRGPRAGQGPLMAQEVWVPRVAVGK, from the exons ATGTCTATCCAAATGGAATACAACTCCTATCGGCGGGATCACCCCATCGACAGCCTGGAGAGGCAGCTCATATGCCCTATTTGCTTGGAGGTGTTCACCAAACCTGTGGTAATCCTGCCTTGTCAGCACAACCTGTGCCGGAAATGCGCAAATGACATATTTCAG TCTCGTGGGACAACCCTGGGCTCCGCAGGCCGCTTTCGCTGCCCATCCTGTCGCCATGAAGTGGTCCTGGACAGGCACGGTGTCTATGGCCTGCAGAGGAATCTACTGGTGGAGAACATCATTGATATTTACAAACAGGAGTCGGCAAG GCCTCTGTTAAAGACAGAACATCCAAGCTGCGAAGAGCATGAGGAAGAAAAGATCAACATCTATTGCATGACGTGTGGGGTGCCCACCTGCTCCCTCTGCAAGGTCTTTGGGGAGCACAAGGAGTGTGAAGTAGCTCCCCTGTCGGACATCTACATGAAACAGAAG tctGCTCTGACAGATGGGATTGGAGCCCTTGTGGCCACCAATGACAGAATCCAGGCCTTCATCGATAACTTGCAAGGCACTTGCAGGAACATCGAG GACAACAGCAAGGCCCAGAAGCAGGCTCTGTGTGAGAAGTTTGACCGCATGTATGCCAtcttggaggagaggaggaagatcaTGCTGCAAAGGATCACTTATGAACAGGAGGAGAAGACCCAGCATCTGAAGTCCCTCACCAGGTTGTACAGTGAACACATTGAGTCATCCTCCAAGCTGGTGGATGCAGCGCTGCAGTCCATGGAGGAGCTGCAGATGACAGTCTTTGTGCAG AATGCCAAAGTTCTCATACAGAA aaTTTCCGAGGTGACCCAGAGCTGTGAAGTGGAGGCGCTGGAGTCTGGTTATGACAATATGGAGCACTACGCTGTGGATTTCAATGCCGAGGAGCGGGTGCTTTATCAGTTGGACTTCATTAAAG TTGATGAGTCTGAAGAAGGggcagaggaaggagaggaagatgcTGTGTGGGGAGATGCTGAAGGTGCATCAGCAGAGTCTGTGGCAGACGAGCAAGTGGCCAGCAGTGAGGGCAGAGAGGAGACCCTGAACGTCCCTGCAGATggaaaggaagaggaggcagAAGGAAAAGCCCAGATGTTAAAGGAGGCTGAGAGTGAGACTGCTGGGGAAGCTGATGCCAAGGCTAAACTACCAGGTTCAGCTCAAGCTGCGGAGTTGGATGTCCCAGCTGGCAAAGAGGGATCTGAAAGAGAGCCGGGCACTGCCCAGCAG GATGCAGCTGTTCCGGGTGGGGCTGCTTCAGACTCTCAGGGGTCCGGGGCCGAAGCTGCCGAGTCTAGCAACGCCTGGCAAATGACCGCCCCAAATCTTGCCCTGCAAAATAATCCCAGGGAAAATGCCCCGGAAACCCCAGCTGACTGCgcagcccagggcaggggaaCTGTCGAGGCAGAAGAAGCCACTTGCTTTGTCCCAGCCGAGACATTCAGCACCTCGGACAGCTCAGCCGGGAGCAAGACGGGGGTTGACCCAAGCCAGGGCGGTGCCAGTCCGGCCAAAGGCAGCGCGGAGGGGGGCCTCGCTGTGGCGTCTGCCTCCGGCCAGGTCAGTGAGACCCCGCGGCTGGTTAGGGGCCCTCGGGCTGGGCAGGGTCCACTTATGGCCCAGGAGGTGTGGGTGCCGCGTGTCGCCGTTGGGAAGTAA
- the LOC114020118 gene encoding corticoliberin, whose protein sequence is MVFVCEGSCHLLRLGPAAEFSREPQLRPAPEAEAMRIRMMSAAFVLVLLFLPSENGSPLELPRGAAPQFALVPAPTWELWPRRPGLGAKPPLPSAGTEAGPPSLHRLLGPCEAGGAESTPELRRKERSPYSSRRKDGRPNSLDLTFHLLREFLEMSREERLAQKALSNQLLLQNIGK, encoded by the exons ATGGTGTTCGTGTGTGAGGGCTCCTGCCACCTGCTGCGCTTGGGACCAGCGGCTGAATTCTCCAGAGAACCGCAACT GCGCCCAGCCCCAGAAGCAGAGGCTATGAGGATCCGGATGATGTCGGCTGCCTTCGTCCTCGTCCTGCTGTTTCTCCCGTCGGAGAACGGCTCCCCGCTGGAGCTGCCCCGGGGAGCTGCCCCGCAGTTCGCTCTGGTCCCCGCTCCAACCTGGGAACTGTGGCCGAGGAGACCGGGGCTGGGGGCCAAGCCCCCACTGCCTTCAGCGGGCACAGAAGCGGGGCCGCCCTCTCTCCACAGACTGCTCGGTCCCTGCGAGGCCGGGGGCGCGGAGAGCACCCCGGAGCTGCGAAGGAAGGAGAGGTCTCCCTACTCCTCGCGGCGGAAAGACGGCAGACCCAACTCCCTCGACCTGACCTTCCACCTCCTGCGGGAGTTCCTGGAGATGTCCCGGGAGGAGAGACTGGCCCAGAAAGCCCTGAGcaatcagctgctgctgcagaacatCGGGAAGTGA